The Pseudanabaena sp. PCC 6802 genomic interval CGAAAATAACAGCGTCAAGATAATCAGATCGTCGAGATTTGTAGCCACGAAAGCCGTTACACCTGTTGGAATTGCGGTCGCTAACCAGTTCATTTAAGTTTGTCCTTCTTGCGGGTTCATTTGATATCGCTAAATTGGATGTGAATTTCCTCAATGGATTGCTGCATTTTTCCCATTAAGATTGGAGAGCGTACTCTTTGGAAGACGTACCATCCAAAACCTACTGTAAGATACAGCAGGAACAGATAAGGAAACATGTTGTTGGGAAATGCTGGAGTAGGGAACAATTCGCTGCCGGGAATGCCCAACGTACCCACGACTGGCAGTAGCATAAAGCCGATCGCCAATATCGCAAAAACTACATCTCTCAACCGCAGTTTGCCCAGGCGATAGAGGTAAACTGGTGCTGCAATCGAAATCAGGATATACGCCAACAGAAATCCGTAGGTGCAAATCGTCCCAAAGTAGCCCTGACTGTCAAAGGTTTTCACTCCAAATAGATTCACTAAAGCAGGCACCAAAAAGGTGAGCAGGGATGACACGGCGATCGCCATATGGGGCGTAAGGTTGAACTCGTGGGCTTTGCCCAGCGAATTGTGCAGTAATCCATGCCGCGCCATCAAGAATAGTAATCTAGCCGTCGGATTGATACAAGCGAGAACGCAAGAGAAGAAGCTAAGCAATGCACCCAGGCTAATTAGAACTCCTAAAAAATCTACTCCTGCTTGGTGAGCGAGGAAATCTAGAGGAGCTTCGCTTTTGCCAAGATCGATCCCAGCACTGTTAAACCCCAGGATCTCGATGTAAGCCATTACGATAAAGAATAAACCAGCCAGGATTACGCTTTGCGTCACGGATTTGGGAATGGAGCGCAAGGGGGTTTTCGCCTCATCCCCCAAGGAGGTTGAACTCTCAAACCCAGAGAAACCAAATACGACCAGCACGATGCCCATCGTAATGCCGCCAGGGGTTGCTCCTTGTAGAGTTAATTGCGATCGATCGATCGCAAAACCTTGATGCGCCCAGACGATCGAGCCTAAAAGCAGAATCGAAGCGATCGAGACTCCCTCCAGTACCAACATCATTTTTGCCGATAGTTTGATGTCTCTGTAGGCCATATACCAGGCAGAAGCAGCGCCAGCGCCGAATAGCAGCAGACTCTCTACATGAATGCCGAGGTTGCCCAGCATCTTCTGACTAAAAATAGCAAATCCGCACAGGGTGGACATGCCGGTAAATAAATAAGCCAGGACCAATCCCAAACCGCACAAAACTCCCGCACTAGGTCCGAGACCCTTGACAATATAGGAATATAGCGATCCTGGAGAAGCAGAGCGGCGAGCAAACTGATTGATGTTGATACTGACAAACACCAGACCGATCGCGCCTAGCAAAAGGCTCAACCAGGTACCGCTGCCAGAGGAGGCAAAGATAAGACCCATGACTGCTGCTGGTACAGTGGTAGGAGCGATTACGGCAATTGATTGAGCCAAAACCTCCCCATAGGAAAGACATTCGTGTTTTAAGCCATGCAAACTCCTGTTTAATCTCGCATTTTTGGTTATCGTCATTCAAAATCTCCTTATTAGATCGAGCGCTCGATACATTGCTCGATACATTGCTCGACTTGAATTAGCAGGTTTCTACTTCATGCAGATATCTGCGCTGAAACGTACTAGCTTCAATGTAGGTAAACCCTCTAATAGAAGCAAACATTCTTTATTGTCGAATCGATAAATAGAAGTTATCGAACTTGGAGACTGATGTACCGATTGACAAACTATGTAATGAAAATACCTTTTATAGCCGTAGACAGATCTGTTAGGAGGGGGTGTGGGGGCTGTGCCCCCACGCAGGGGTTCTCCCCCTGCACCCCGTCCTAAGCCTAGTGGCTACAGCTATATCAGATATCCTTTTGTTACAAAGTTGTTACAACAGTTAAATAGTTCTTTACAACATACTTGCGATTTATGCGTTTGTATGAAATATTACTTTAATTACACGATAAATACGTAGGATTATCGTAGATTATTTTTACTATTACTATACCCCGTCATGCAAATTGCTCATAACATTACAGAACTAATCGGCCATACCCCATTAGTGCAGCTAAACACCATCCCCCGCCTGGAACACTGCGGGGCCAGAGTCGTAGTCAAGCTAGAGTCTATGAATCCTTCGTCTTCAGTTAAAGATCGCATAGGCGTTGCCATGATTAACGCGGCAGAGGAGAATGGGGCGATCTTGCCCGGTAGATCTGTAATTGTGGAGCCGACTTCAGGCAATACAGGTATTGCCCTGGCTATGGTAGCAGCAGCCAAGGGATACCGTCTGATTCTAACCATGCCAGAAACCATGAGTATAGAAAGACGAGCGCTGCTCAAAGCCTATGGTGCGGAATTGGAGCTAACACCCGGCCATGAGGGCATGAGAGGTGCTATTCGTCGTGCTGCTGAGCTAGCGGAAACGATTCCTCATGCTTTCATGCCACAACAATTTCGTAACCCGGCCAATCCTGAGATTCACAGAAAGACTACGGCAGAAGAAATCTGGAGCGATACCGATGGGGAAGTTGATATTTTAGTGGCTGGAGTAGGTACGGGTGGCACGATTACAGGCGTAGCTGAAGTAATCAAACAACGCAAGCCTGGTTTTCAAGCGATCGCGGTAGAACCTGCCAACAGTCCCGTGCTATCGGGTGGAGATCCGGGTGCGCATAAGATTCAGGGAATTGGTGCTGGATTCATTCCCGAAGTCTTGCGAACCGATTTGATCGATGAAGTGATTGCAATTGCCGATGAGGAGGCGATCGCCTACAGTCGCCGCCTTGCCAGAGATGAAGGGATATTATCAGGAATCTCATCGGGGGCGGCGCTAGCTGCCGCCATTCGTGTCGGTCAGCGCCCAGAAAATGAGGGCAAGTTGATTGTATTAGTGCAGCCGAGTTTTGGCGAGCGCTATCTAAGTACGGCTTTGTTTGAAGATCCGAGAATTGTGGAAGCTTCAGCAATTAAGTAGCGGGAGAGAGCGCGTGTGGATTTGATATAAGATGGCAAGGATGACCCTCGAACAGCTACGAATTTTTTTAGCTGTAGTAGAGCATTTGCACTTTACCCGCGCGGCAGAATTCCTTTACATTACCCAGCCTGCTGTTAGCGCTGCAATTCAAAGTCTAGAAGCAGAATATGGACTCAAGCTGTTTCATCGCATCGGTCGCCATATTGAGATTACTGAAGCAGGCACACTCCTGCAGTCAGAGGCTCAAAAAATTCTCGATCTGGTCGCCCTGACCGAACAGGGGCTGCGAGAATTAAACGACATGCAGCGGGGAGAATTGAAGTTAGGCTCTAGTCTCACGATTGGCAATTATTGGTTACCCGATAAACTCAGCCAGTTTCAACGTCAGCATCCCAATATTTCAATTAAATGTACCCTCGCCAATACAGAAGAAATTTGCGTGGGAGCAGCAACTGGTTTGTTCGATCTGGGGTTGGTAGAAGGAGAAGTAAAACCGTCTTTGCGCGGGAACTTGGAACAAGAAGCTGTGGGTAGCGATCGCATCTTGATCGTAGTCGGACGAGAGCATCCCTGGTTTGCCAGAACTGAAGTTAGCCTGTCAGAACTGAAGGATATCCCTTGGGTAATGCGTGAGTCGGGATCGGGTACGCAACAAAGATTTGAGGAAGCTCTGTACAATTGGGGCATCGATCCTCATCAGTTAAACGTAATTATAGTGCTCAACAGCGGCGAAATGGTGAAGGCCGTGCTGGAGGGCGGTATGGGGGCAGCAGGGATTTCCGAGTTGATGGTAAAAAAAGAACTCCAGCTTGGTTCTCTACGGGCTGTTCCCATTATCGATAATAGAAACGATTCTAAAGTAAATGCGGAAATTATCCGCCCCTTTCTGAAATTAAAGCACCGTCAGCGATTTCAGACGCGAGTGTCTAGGGTCTTTGAACAGATGTTGGTTTCTTGAAATATAGCGCTTTTCAATTGAGAAAGGTTTGAGTTTATGGGGTGCACGGGTGGAACCCCTGCACCCCGTCCTAAGCCTAGTGGCTATAGCTATAGCGTTTTTCAGATCGGAAAGACTAGGGGGTTTGGGGGCAACGCCCCCAAGAAGGGGTTCCACCCCTTC includes:
- a CDS encoding APC family permease, which translates into the protein MTITKNARLNRSLHGLKHECLSYGEVLAQSIAVIAPTTVPAAVMGLIFASSGSGTWLSLLLGAIGLVFVSININQFARRSASPGSLYSYIVKGLGPSAGVLCGLGLVLAYLFTGMSTLCGFAIFSQKMLGNLGIHVESLLLFGAGAASAWYMAYRDIKLSAKMMLVLEGVSIASILLLGSIVWAHQGFAIDRSQLTLQGATPGGITMGIVLVVFGFSGFESSTSLGDEAKTPLRSIPKSVTQSVILAGLFFIVMAYIEILGFNSAGIDLGKSEAPLDFLAHQAGVDFLGVLISLGALLSFFSCVLACINPTARLLFLMARHGLLHNSLGKAHEFNLTPHMAIAVSSLLTFLVPALVNLFGVKTFDSQGYFGTICTYGFLLAYILISIAAPVYLYRLGKLRLRDVVFAILAIGFMLLPVVGTLGIPGSELFPTPAFPNNMFPYLFLLYLTVGFGWYVFQRVRSPILMGKMQQSIEEIHIQFSDIK
- the cysK gene encoding cysteine synthase A → MQIAHNITELIGHTPLVQLNTIPRLEHCGARVVVKLESMNPSSSVKDRIGVAMINAAEENGAILPGRSVIVEPTSGNTGIALAMVAAAKGYRLILTMPETMSIERRALLKAYGAELELTPGHEGMRGAIRRAAELAETIPHAFMPQQFRNPANPEIHRKTTAEEIWSDTDGEVDILVAGVGTGGTITGVAEVIKQRKPGFQAIAVEPANSPVLSGGDPGAHKIQGIGAGFIPEVLRTDLIDEVIAIADEEAIAYSRRLARDEGILSGISSGAALAAAIRVGQRPENEGKLIVLVQPSFGERYLSTALFEDPRIVEASAIK
- a CDS encoding LysR substrate-binding domain-containing protein — translated: MARMTLEQLRIFLAVVEHLHFTRAAEFLYITQPAVSAAIQSLEAEYGLKLFHRIGRHIEITEAGTLLQSEAQKILDLVALTEQGLRELNDMQRGELKLGSSLTIGNYWLPDKLSQFQRQHPNISIKCTLANTEEICVGAATGLFDLGLVEGEVKPSLRGNLEQEAVGSDRILIVVGREHPWFARTEVSLSELKDIPWVMRESGSGTQQRFEEALYNWGIDPHQLNVIIVLNSGEMVKAVLEGGMGAAGISELMVKKELQLGSLRAVPIIDNRNDSKVNAEIIRPFLKLKHRQRFQTRVSRVFEQMLVS